In Haematobia irritans isolate KBUSLIRL chromosome 1, ASM5000362v1, whole genome shotgun sequence, a genomic segment contains:
- the Sirt7 gene encoding sirtuin 7 — MRSSNRLNRASRDIVESSQDNEMLLPTKEKSAKEALQTYLTRAKLNPAKTDNDKRRKKDTIRKIYTIYRKCESMHTPEERRLLEKHPEIVKQVKKRKERVQIYKDRVTEKEDEIEVIEAKIEELASIILQAKHLVCYTGAGISTSALIPDYRGSKGIWTLLKKGEEIGEHDLSAANPTYTHMALYELHRRGILRYVVSQNCDGLHLRSGLPRSSLSEIHGNMYIEVCKHCKPNSVYWRLFDTTEMTARYCHKTNRLCHKCSEPLCDTIVHFGERGNLKWPLNWSGACHHAEKADVILCLGSSLKVLKKYTWLWQMDKPARQRAKICIVNLQWTPKDTLAQVKINGKCDRVMRLLMNELKIPVPVYSKEKDPIFAHATLLMPEELHTLTQPLLKQNNDGEKDETQSSSATTAAEETQDSAMSCDSSGTGTGTTEYRIGKGPRIRTPLKQMGTRIKTNLELKNKVKQELKLDPADGEEIKKENLDKRLKLESTPQKFSNDFTGILKQQTASNEIESSVNSQRDIETKFGDDLKLKEIVSKIAMNNTQITAARGNLQIKTETKVNGNIEENEKKPNGVIVEDFKDSCKAEPFVPKIEPDLINGLRSKGFSIEISRNNHSRPDVASLNSQNKQKLTLNSPTMPKLIASPKKEIKIELNTEALANLPMKLEPNTEVLAEIAQLHKSEQMLIKQATELTKNAEEFLEKLENQMGIKNTSIHPQEPPKLSLVQNDNGLVRGYNGLKTTTTTTTIPPTPAMKSETLSTAPPLTKLQPTTPPMAAPNNFPLHILKKLPKCIQVQFKTDDGLESVPFNGLKNTEKNKKVLPSPLSISVKNEPPPLAPLLKTPPTATPTSHKNTVKSNQTMVSLMDEETLSADEKSTDEVEEHLESQMDILKNMSLSSPKKDGGVSTIFGQPTKRNGLIGKLPLWYDVKYAYSGLHSIVFPPPDDQDIWNFQIIPNFAMNRSAARCDFCFDQYAEFECLFYKKFHLNERKHKKRARNGRFVLCDCCSYTDDNDDDDYDENISLAYIAAAELAKRQMHLNNTFPRKLARTQAGWYGKGYKKNRRRK; from the coding sequence ATATACaccatatatagaaaatgtgagTCAATGCATACACCTGAAGAACGCCGGCTTCTTGAAAAACATCCGGAAATAGTGAAACAGGTGAAGAAACGTAAAGAACGTGTACAAATCTACAAGGACCGTGTAACGGAGAAGGAAGACGAAATAGAAGTTATTGAGGCCAAAATCGAAGAATTGGCCAGTATCATTTTACAAGCCAAACACTTAGTCTGCTATACGGGAGCTGGTATAAGTACATCGGCTTTAATACCCGACTACAGGGGTAGCAAAGGTATATGGACCCTACTAAAAAAGGGTGAAGAGATAGGAGAACATGATTTATCTGCAGCTAATCCCACATACACCCATATGGCTCTGTATGAGCTGCATCGAAGAGGTATTTTACGCTATGTTGTATCGCAAAATTGCGATGGTTTACATTTAAGATCAGGTCTACCACGTAGCTCACTATCAGAGATACACGGTAATATGTACATTGAAGTATGTAAACATTGTAAGCCTAATTCTGTATATTGGAGACTATTCGACACCACCGAAATGACAGCACGATATTGCCACAAAACCAATAGGCTTTGTCACAAATGTTCGGAGCCATTGTGCGATACAATTGTCCACTTTGGGGAACGGGGAAATCTAAAATGGCCTCTAAATTGGAGTGGTGCCTGTCATCATGCAGAAAAGGCTGATGTTATACTATGCTTGGGTTCTAGTCTAAAGGTCCTTAAGAAATACACATGGCTTTGGCAAATGGACAAACCGGCTAGGCAAAGAGCCAAAATATGCATAGTTAACCTACAATGGACTCCGAAGGATACATTGGCCCAAGTGAAAATCAACGGTAAATGTGATCGTGTAATGAGACTTCTTATGAATGAATTAAAGATTCCCGTGCCCGTGTACTCCAAGGAAAAAGATCCAATATTTGCTCATGCCACATTGTTGATGCCAGAAGAATTGCATACACTTACACAGCCTCTATTGAAGCAGAATAATGATGGCGAAAAGGATGAGACCCAATCGAGTTCAGCTACCACGGCTGCCGAAGAAACTCAAGATTCAGCAATGAGCTGCGATAGCTCGGGAACAGGTACAGGGACTACTGAGTATCGCATAGGAAAAGGACCACGTATTCGAACACCTCTAAAGCAAATGGGAACACGTATCAAAACCAATCTGGAGTTGAAAAATAAAGTCAAACAAGAATTGAAATTGGATCCGGCTGATggagaagaaattaaaaaagagaatTTGGATAAAAGGCTAAAGCTTGAGTCGACGCCacagaaattttctaatgaTTTTACCGGGATATTAAAACAGCAAACAGCATCCAATGAAATTGAATCGTCTGTAAATTCGCAAAGAGACATTGAAACTAAATTTGGAGACGATTTAAAACTTAAAGAAATTGTTTCTAAAATAGCCATGAATAATACGCAAATTACAGCCGCACGAGGAAACCTACAAATTAAGACAGAAACTAAAGTAAATGGTAATATTGAGGAAAATGAAAAGAAGCCGAATGGCGTCATTGTGGAGGACTTTAAGGACTCTTGCAAAGCTGAGCCATTTGTACCGAAAATAGAACCGGATCTTATCAATGGTCTTAGAAGTAAaggcttttctattgaaatttcccGAAATAATCACTCAAGGCCCGATGTGGCTTCactaaattcacaaaataaacaaaagctAACATTAAATTCCCCTACAATGCCCAAACTTATAGCTAGtccaaaaaaagaaatcaaaatcGAATTAAATACAGAGGCCTTGGCGAATCTGCCCATGAAGCTGGAACCAAATACTGAAGTTTTGGCAGAAATAGCCCAATTGCATAAGAGTGAgcaaatgttgataaaacagGCAACCGAGTTGACAAAAAACGCTgaagaatttttggaaaaactggAAAATCAAATGGGTATCAAAAATACATCCATACACCCGCAGGAACCACCAAAATTGTCATTGGTTCAAAATGATAATGGCCTTGTTAGGGGTTACAATGGtttgaaaacaacaacaacgacgacGACAATACCACCCACCCCAGCTATGAAATCGGAAACTCTTAGTACCGCCCCGCCATTAACAAAGCTACAGCCTACAACCCCACCTATGGCTGCTCCAAATAATTTTCCTttgcacattttgaaaaaattaccaaaatgtaTACAGGTGCAGTTCAAAACAGACGATGGCCTAGAATCGGTTCCATTCAATGGCTTGAAGAATaccgagaaaaataaaaaagttcttCCTTCTCCACTAAGTATAAGCGTAAAAAATGAGCCTCCTCCTTTGGCACCTTTACTCAAGACACCGCCTACAGCCACACCAACCTCACACAAAAACACGGTAAAATCCAATCAAACTATGGTTAGCCTAATGGATGAGGAAACATTGTCGGCCGATGAAAAGTCAACTGATGAGGTTGAGGAACACCTGGAATCACAAATGGATATTCTAAAGAATATGTCTTTGTCATCGCCAAAAAAAGATGGAGGGGTGAGCACAATCTTTGGTCAGCCTACTAAAAGGAAtggtttaattggaaaattgccTCTTTGGTATGATGTCAAATATGCCTATTCGGGACTTCATAGCATAGTTTTTCCACCACCTGATGATCAAGAtatttggaattttcaaattatacCAAACTTTGCCATGAATCGTTCAGCAGCTAGATGTGATTTTTGTTTCGATCAATATGCCGAATTCGAATGTCTGTTCtacaaaaaattccatttgaaTGAAAGAAAACACAAGAAACGTGCGCGCAATGGTCGTTTTGTACTTTGTGATTGTTGTTCATATACCGATGACAATGATGACGATGATTACGATGAGAATATATCATTGGCTTATATTGCTGCCGCTGAATTGGCCAAAAGACAAATGCATTTGAACAATACATTTCCACGTAAATTGGCGAGAACTCAAGCCGGTTGGTATGGCAAGGGTTATAAGAAAAATCGACGAAGAAAATAG